From Hemitrygon akajei chromosome 15, sHemAka1.3, whole genome shotgun sequence:
GGACTGACCAGCAGTTATCAGAAACGTTTGGTTGAACTTATCACTGTagaagggggtcacaccagttactgaaagcaaaggttcacatactttttccaacaaatacatgtaatattggatcatttttctcaataaataaatgaacaagtgtaattttttttgtcttatttatttaattaggttctctgtatctagttttaggacttgcgtgaAGATCTAATCacatttaggtcatatttatgcagaaatggaGAAAATTAAACAGGGTTCAAagactttctagcaccactgtgtaTCACTCTCTTTACTAACAGATCAGTACAaaggaaatctgaaatacaagatgaaaggGAGTAAAATCTGAGTTCTGGAAGTGAGTGTTACAAGTTTGGGATAACTGATTAGTTGAATTTGGTGATGAGTCTAGAATGCTGTAATGtgacataagacatagaagcagaattaggtcatttggcccatcaagtctgcttcaccattctatcatggctgatttgttatccctctgaACACCATTCGCTTGTCTTCtactcataacctttgatacttTTATTAATTGAGAACCAGTCAGCCTCCACTTCacatatacccagtgacttggccccaGAGCCGTTTGTAACAGTGAATTCCAAAgatggctaaaggaattcctcctcatcaggAGTACTGTTTTTTGAACTTATGTTGCATTGCTTGAAACAATATAACAGGCTCAAAAAACTGAAAGCTCAAAGTGGGATGGACACAAAACCCCAGTAGAGTCCTTGCAGATTGGTTGGTAGTGTTGTTCCTCAAAGTGGTCACCCAGTCTGTGTTTGGTTTCCCCAGAGCTGAGGAGATCTCATGGGAATCACCAAGTACAGCTTACTAAATTGGAAGAAATACAAGTAAATCACTGATTAGATTTCAAGTATATGGAAAGGGAGTAGGGAAAAAGCAAATACTGTATTGAATCTCCTGTGGTTTTAGGGCAGTGGTGCAAGATGTTTACTGGATATTGGTGAAGACAGAAGAGCTGACCAGTGTATTGCTGAGAAGTTTGGAATATTGAAAGAGGAGGGAAGAGAAAGATGTTTGGTGGTGATAATATGTAGAGATGTCAGAAATTATAGATGAAATGGACAACCTGCTATTGACAAAGTTGCTGAATAAGACACCATCTCAACACAGCTGACCCAGCAAATATCTACTCTTGCTAGCCAAGACGATATCCCAGACCCAACTATATTCAATTTCTGTTTTTCCCCTTGTAAATCTGAGCATAGTAAGTGTAACAGCTTGTTCAGAGGCATGGTGTTGTTTCAAAATACAAGTCTGTAGCTTTACAGAAGGGGTTAGTTTGGAGCCCATAGCAATTCCTTTGAGTAGAGTTTGTTGTTGTTGGTTGATGCTATCTGGAGTGAACAGAGAAAGCTGGAGACTAGATCTGTAATGCTGTGAATTTTAGAAAATTCTTTGACTGAGCTGCTGGATGTGTCACACAACAAAAGTAATTATGACATTTCACATTACAGTGTGAATGTAGGACTTTGTTCCTAGAAGCGCTCCATGGAAAATGCCTGTTGCTGCACTTCCTACTCTGGGAAGGTGCAACAACACGTAGTATATTATTTTCCTCCATGTTGGTTCTCTGCAACTTAAGAAACTTACAAACAATTTATTATCTTCTGCACTTGTGGACTCTTCCACCATTGAAGGTGAAGATGTTCATGGAGTTGTCTCCTCTCATTAGTTGCTTAATGTGcagaatacagtggattccgctTAATTGaggcagctgtttatttgggacaactcttaaagaacaaaaacatatCAAGGAAATAGCCCGGATTCCTTATTTGAGACACTATGCcgctctaagaaaggatgtgctgacgttggagggggttcaaaggaagttcatgaaaatgattttggGACTGAAAGGCTTGCCCATGTGGAGAACATTTGCTggtctgggcctgaactcactggaatttagaagaatgagaggggacctcattgaaatctatggaatgttgaaaggccttgatagagtagatgtggagaggatgtttcctatggtggaggagtctaagaccagaggacataacctcagattagaggggagtccttttagaacagaggtgttgAGGAAAttcttgagccagagagtggaaattcttgccacaggcggctgtagaggccaagtcattgggtattttttaggcagaggttgatagattcttgattagtcagggtatgaagggatatggggagaaggcaggagattggggctgagaaggaaaatggatcagccatgatgaaatggcagagcagacatgatggcccaaatggcctaattctgcttcaatatcttatggtcttaactggaaaaggagactgttgctgaacggttcctaactagtgtcagtcgcaTGAACTGTTAGGAAACCACACTgagcttagagcaaacagttttaaaatattgtcacttgtgtgtttgtgttcaaaaagcagtgggtttttttgtcactgatagtgagTAATAAGTAATAAAAGGCAGCAAGAGAACTCAGATCTGTTTTGCTCACAGCGGctttaagcattcaggcttggagatgccggaagtggccaggagtgaaaatgaaacgattttactaattcaacaagttaggaactgctaagaatttgaaggtatcaacaatcatcttgaatgttacaatgaaaatgaagactttGGATGCAGACttcgaaagcattgtatgaaggcagtccattatctgcactcagtgtgctgattttgttcatttatagtcaatcaaaagagcatgacagtgtacactggatgaattcctccatcgataatgATTAGGAACTcctacacagttttatagaactgAACTAGTTTTGGTAGTGTCCTAATTTGTTctgaatttcatttaaatgcataattttttacttagttaaatggtagtttgtcattttttttacctttttaactatttccatggaaGTCTggataattgggccaaaatgtactggtcctgctctgtaccaattaaccagaatccactgtatataaaaATAATAGCACATATGAAGAATATAAAGTAGATTGCTTTTATTTCCTTCCATtagattgatttttaaaaatttccccaTGTTTTTGTGCTTATTTGTCCACGCATGTTGTAAATGCAAATATGAATTCTCTATAACAGATTTAATCAAATGTTTTTCCAAGTTACTATGTGGATGTTACGGTCACGTGTCTTTTAAAGTTCTGGACTTTGAGTATCTTGAACATGTTTTTCATACTTTTCTTTACTTTTCAGCTTGCTGGCATTGGTGTGGTTATTGGTCATATCTGTATCAAAATGGGCACGTATTATGAAACTTAACTACTGAAAGTTCAGTTCGCTTTGAGTCAACTTGATGTAGCCCATCCCTTCTGCCAAAATGTCAGGGAGTCAGAATATAATTGGTTATGCTAAAAAGGTTCATTTTCAAGAGGCAAATGTTAAACTTTTTATGCCAGAGAAGTCTCATATTGTTCAAGCAGAACTGGAGAAACTGGGCCATATTCCATATGGTACAATCCATTTAGGAAGGGATCGAAAAACTGAGCAGGATATGGAAGCCTGTCAAAGTATTGAGCAACCAGGTGCAAGATTGCAGTCTCAGTGGCAGATTTCAGGTGGTGTGCCATCTTACAAAATCAGCAGTGTAACAAGTGATTTACCATTCTCAGAAGCTAGACAGCAAAATCAGACATCAACGGATAAGAAGTCAGTTGGTCTGCAAAAGACCAGCAACAGTTTAACTGCCCTTGGCCGTTCATCTAGGGATCTGGGTGAAGTGGAGAGCTATCCTAAAGACAAACTTACTCTTGATTCTTTGCCGAATATTCTTAAACAGATTAAAAAGAAAAGAGCAATTTTGAAGCACAATAAAGGTGATAGTTCTCCACAACAAAGCCAATCCAACATGGCTTCCCGTGATGATGGAATTGGAGAAAAAAAGTCAACAGAAAGGAATCTGGAAGGTCTGGACACTGTGCGCAAACCTCTGGTCAATTATGAATATGATCCTTCCTCTGGAGAGTCAAGTGCTGGATCTGAACAGGAAGGAAAAAGTACTGAGATTTTCCATAAAAAAGAGAGACATTTTTCTGAATCACCACGTCATTTaagtaaatttgattctgattctgaatcagaatctgattATGATGTTGAAGAAGTTCCTTTTCCATGTGCAGAAGATCAATCTGTCCTTGAGAAAAAACGGAGAACTCCAATTCTGCAAAACATCAAGGATTTTCTTGGTTATTTTCCAGTGGTACTCCCACACTGTTGTTCACTTTGTGACAAAACAATTGATACTCTGCAGGTGAGTTACTGGGTAAGATCTTTTTCTTACTTCTGACATCACCTACATTTCTTGATGAGATTCAAGATTATGAATTTATTTTATGATTTAGGTGAAATGTCTAAATATTGTTtgcaaaatattttaattaaatgtACTTCTTGTTAAATTTTATACCCCAACTTATGAATAATAACTTTTTGATGTGTTGAGGCTACATTTTCAAATATGTCCAAGTGggtaaacaaaaataaataaccaTAAGTTTGTGGTGTGTAATAAAAATTGTAAGTTTTGATGTAAAGTAACGCAGTTTACAAAAAAACTTCAGCGATATTCACTTTTAAACTATGATAGCCTCTAATTGTTTGCCTTTGATCAGTTAGTGCAATGCACACTTGTTTGCTGCGTTTTAGTTTATTGCTCATGAATAAGATTCTACTTCATATGATCTTGGCTCTGTATAAAAACAGAAACTGATGAAAAACAGCAGCATCAGTGTGGAGAGAAACGGATTCAGCATTTCAGGTAAAGAACCCTTTATCAGAATTGTAAAAGTGCGAAGACAAACATGTTCACTTGCAGAGAAGTGGAAGAGAATAGAAGGAATGAATGTCTATAATTGGGTTCAGACCAaagttgtgaatgttgtttctaTTTAATGTACATAATTCTGATCTGCTGAAGCTAATATATTTGATAATTATACCTTTTATTATTAAAACAATCTAATCTTTTCATATTATACAGGATTGGAATCAGCATACAAATGATCCATTGCACAAACTACGTTGCCTGTTACTGCAGAGAGTGTATGTAATTTGCAAACAAATATTGTGCTGATTATATGTTTATTCTCACCAATGTGTATCTTTATATATTTTGAGGTATGAGGCAGGGAGGATATTTACATTTGGGTTTCATTTTCTGATCTAGTGTCTTTGGATTTTGGGAAATAATTGGACTTCTGAGGTTCAAATTCAGTACAGGCAACTCCCATGTTGTTCCAGTTTGGTTAATGGAAATTTGCTCTTACAGAGTTCACAAATAAGTACTTAAACGTTTGAGATGTGAAAAAAAACACTCTCACAGAATTTGTGTGGGgaaaaataagtaaatgaataatttcaacattcagTTATTGATACTTGCGCATGTTTTGAAGCTTCACAATGCAGAGAATTGCATTGTGGACCATTTTCTAGGAATACAGCCCCTGCCCTTGTAAAGCGGGGTCTGGCTATTGCTCaaattctaatttttttttgttaagtgcatacatttatcttttggtttttgGGTACAGATTGTATATTAAATTTACTGCCCTAATTTGGTATATAACGTTGAGGTTACCTCGAGTTACTTTGAGTATTGAAATAATTGTGGGAGATCATTCAATACCCGTAGAAGGTATTGACTAAATAAATAAagggcaaaatgttggaattggTTGGATGTTTGTAAAACTGAATGGAAGAAACTAGTTACTAAAGATCCTGATGTGCTAATATTCAAAAAAAGTTCTAAGATTTTCTTTTGAAAAATAAGACAAAAATCCTTGCTTAAATTTGACAGTGGTGTTCTTTAGGTCTCAAGAGCAGGCAGTTGAGGAATGTAGTGTAATTTATTTCTATCCTGTCAAAGAATGCTATTGATACATCAGGATTTCTGATGAGTTATGTACGAGATACATTCCTTTCAAATAATGTGGGCTTAATCCTGGTAATTGATCTACCATTTGTACAAGACACAATGAATTATTTTGTGCTTACTGTACTGGGTTATTATTCAGGTAGGCTCTGTGAAAATGTAAATTGGTTACACCGAGAAGGCAAATTTGGTTTTCTGATTTATGTGAGGCTTTAGCGGATGCTTGCTTTTTGTGGAAAATAATCCAAAAATGCACATTGTAAATGGAGAATTATTTGACATTTAGGTGACCATTTATTTAATATCTATAGTACACCATGACATTGCTTACAAGTTAATATTCTCCAAATTTATTTCCAGCTACCCAGATTGGGATCCTGGAGAATTACCAGCTGCAAAGTAAGTGCAGCTACATTGAGATGTTGTGAATAGAGATGTTCCTCACTTGTCTAAAGGGTTTGGTAGATAAAGTGCTAGAATTTTAATTCAAGTCTATGAATTTTGATGCTCTTGCACTAATAAAATTTTGGTTTTGGCGAGAGTTTTGTGTTTAGTAGGAGAGACCTTCTCTCGATCAGTTGCTTATGGATCAGCGTTATCAGGCACAGATGGTCTCTTGTTGGGCGACAATTGGTGCCATTATTGTCTTTCACACAAAGAAATGAGTAATGCTGTTGGGCTATTGAAATTTTGTACTTGAGTTAGTCTCGACTGAGTTATATTTCTTTCAAATCCAAGAATCTTGATAGGATCTGAGCACAGGAAACAGATCCGATGATGAACCCATGGTGGACAAAAGAAAACTTTTGTGGCATTAATGCTTAATTCACTTGTATCAAATGGAGAATTAAATGTTCTAATAATGAGTCTGTAATTACTCATCAGATCAGGTAATATTTGCTGAGCAAGAAACAGTTGTTGCCATAAATTTGTGACTTTGTCAGAATTGGAAAATCAAATGGTTTTAAGCAATTACAGTACAACTTCTGGGAAAGTGGTACGCAGCAGGGCAGGTGGAAGTAAGGACAAAACTAAAGCTGTGTTTTTGTTTTATACTTCCTCCCTTCCCAGCCTCTACTTCCTAAGACTTTGCTGTATGGCACTTGTAATTGAATCTGTTTTCTGTTTCTGATAGAAGATCTCAAacttctccacaaatgctgccagaTCTCCTGCATGACTTTTTGTTTATACTTGAGATTTCTAGTACCTagaatatttttcattttttcttaTCAAAAGATGATTTCAGATGTAGTAGTTTCTTTCATATGGATCTCTTACATtattaaataatattaaatattaataatGTAATTATTACAGTGATTAATAATCACTATCATTGTTTAATCAGTCCTTTTAATTTGGAAGTAAGTTGAAATCAAGGTAATTAAATTACAATGAAAGCTAAAGACAAGAAACTTTGCAACTCAGACAAATtaaattttacctaaattttgAAAGAATGTTAACAGTTAGTGGTTTTTGCCACCAGTGATCTAAGTAATTAAACTGAAGTTAGTacttaatttaaaaataatatgtGATTTGGTTTGTAAATTCATGCTAATGCTCTTTATAATTTATGTATGATACTCAGTTACTAAAGTAATTTTATTAAAATACGTTAAAGCTATATTTTTGTGGTTGCACCTAGGAAAAATCCCTTTGAGAAAGGCAAGATTTCAACTGACCAACTCAAAAGTAAGGTGAAGATGAAAACAAATGCAGGTAAACTTGAACTAAATTATGCTTCTGATGATGAACCCTTGcagttttatttttaatacatttttttttattgattattcGGCATATCTTTCAACGGCTCTTACCTCTCACCTTGCACAACAGTTTGATCTTTGGCAGGTATCTTAAGTTTTAGTACTTTCTTTTGTTCATCTCTCATCAGTTTAGTGCTTTCTCTTAGAAGTTTCTGGAAGCAGCATATCTTTATTTATATGGTACTTTGTCTAAGGAACAGAGAGAACAGACTACTTTGCTTCTCAAGCCTTTCCTGTTTGGCAATACCGTATGCTTCAGATCCCTTTATATTTCTGGGTAACAGAAATCTATGTTTCAGATTTAGCATTAAATGTCATCTTCTGGCAGTTATGGAGAAGGGTTCTAGACTACCACTACTTTTTTAATGTGTAGGAGTGTTCTTAATTTAAGAACCTGGgctctagttttttttttaattatgccATTATATCCAGATTTATTAAGTAAGTATTCAATTGAGCAGTATAGCACAGGACGGGCCCTTTGCCCTACAATATTGTGCTGgacttttttatatttttcttcttttttgcctggatggttggggagagactcatagcaacatggagaattttaaagagttcccaaggtattatgaatgactaatttgcttaatttattaagttttaatgttaatggaattaatgggcctgtgaaaagaaaaagagttttaacatatattaagaaaatgaaaggagatatagcttttttataAGAAacgcatttaacagaaacagaacataagaaattaaagagagattgggttggaaatgttattgcagcttcatttaattcaaaattgagaggagttgcaattttggttaataaatctttaccaattaaaatacaaaatgtaataattgattctgggggggagatatgtaattatacattgtcaatttttttcagaattatggacttttatgaatatttatgcaccaaatgaaaatgatacaaaatttatacaagaagtttttttgaaattggctgatgcacatgataaaatattaataggtggaggttttaatttttgtttggatccagttttggataggtcaactaaagttgctacaaaatcaaaagtaacaaaattaactttatcattaatgaaagatttaaacctgattgatatatggagaaaaatgaatccaagagagagagattattcattttattcaaatagacataaaacttactcaaggattgatttttttttactatcaaaaaatattcaagatagagtgaaaagtgtggaatataaagcaagaatactgtcagatcattctcccttgataatgacaatgataatgatggataaggaggaatcgatttatagatggagatttaattcaattctattaaaacatcaagatttttgtgattttatgaaaaaacaaattcaattttttttggatataaatttacattcagtagaggataaaattgtattatgggaagcgatgaaagcatatttaaggggtcagattataagttatacatctaaaatcaagaaggaatacgcagcagaaatagatcagttggaaaaagatattataaagttagaaaaagaatctcaaagacacatgacagaagaaaaacgaagacaacttgttaacaaaaaactacaatataatacactccagacatatcgtacagaaaaagtaattatgagaactaaacagaaatattatgaattaggtgaaagatcacataaaattcttgcttggcagttgaaaacagaacaggtttctaaaacaataaatgcaattagaacaagtgtaaataaggttacttataagcctttagaaattaatgaaacttaaaaaaaaaatttacactgaactatatcaaacagaatcaaaaaataagattgctgagatagataaatttttatcacaaataacccttccaaaattaaattttgaagaacagaaaggattaccgtagatatgccctttacattaaaagaggttgaagaagctttaggatcacttcagagtaataaatccccaggagaagatggttttcctcctgaattttataaaaaatttaaagatttattaattcctccttttatggaattaatatatcaagtggaaagaatgcataaactcccacaatcttttttaacagcgatcataactgtactgccaaaaaaagatagagatcctttaaaaccagcatcatataggcctatttctttgttgaatacagattataaaataatagcaaaaattctatctaatagaatatctaaatatttaccaaaattaatacatatggaccaaacaggttttattaaaaatagacaatcaatggataatataacccggttaattagtataccgtaattcatttggcacaaaaaagagaggaaatgagtgtggcagttgctttggatgcagaaaaagcatttgatagattggaatgggattttttatttaaggtattggaaaaatatgaattaggaaaatcttttatacaatggattaaaattttaaatattaatcctcaagctaaagtagttacaaatggtcagatttcaacaccattttgtttaacgaggtcaactagacaaggctgcccattatcacctgctttatttgtattggcaatagaaccattagctgaattaattagaacagattcagatattgggggctttagagttaatcaagaagaatataagattaacttatttgctgatgatgttttgatttacttaacaaacccattgcaatctttgcaaagattatcttttagattggaagaatatggggaagtatcagattataaagtaaattgggataaaagtgaaattttaccccttaccaatggaaattataatcaatgtcgattagcaactcaatttcgatggtcaataaatgggataaaatatttaggtattagagttaataatgatgtaaaaaatttatataaacaaaattatttgccattattaaaaaaataaaagaggatcttgataaatggatgatgttaccaataacattaataggtagagttaatgttgtaaaaatgaatatatttcctagattgcaatatttatttcaaactttaccaatacaattacctcagaagttttttcaagaactgaataaatatgtaaggaaatttctttggaaaggaaagatgtcaagaatatcattgggaaaattgacatgtaaatttgatttaggagggttacaacttccaaactttaagaattattataaagcaaatcaacttagatttattgtgtctttttttgatgaagaaaaaccggcatggattagaatagaattagataagataggagaaaatataccagaagattttatatataaatgggaatccaaatggatacgggaaaaaaaagaatctcctatattaagacatttgattgatttatggaataaggtaaatatggacgatgagataaagaaatctttattagcaaaaaggactttaattcaaaataggcttattccttttacaatggataataaacttttacataattggtttcaaaaggggattaaatatataggtgactgttttgaaggaggtatattgatgttgtttgatcaattaaaaaataaatataaaatatcaaataacactcttttctgttattttcaattaaaagcttgtttacgagaaaagctgggacaaacaatgttgatgccaaaacctagtgaaatagaaatattaattcagaaaggaaaaattaaaaaatttacatcttgcatgtataatttgattcaaaagcagacaattaaattaggaattcataaatcaagacaaaaatgggaatctgatctgaatgttaaaattgatggaaaaaattggtcaagattatgttctgatagtatgagaaatacaataaatgttcgacttagattaatacaatataattttttacatcaattatatataacaccacagaaaataaatagattaaattcaaatatgtctgactaatgttttcgatgtaaacaagaaattggtacttttttacattctacttggttttgttctaaaattcaaccattttggattaatttaagacttttattggaacaaattattggagtacaacttccacatagtccattattatttttattaggagacattgaagggacaataacgaaatttaaattgaataagtatcagaaaaaatttataaaaattgctttggcagtagccaaaaaagttattgcagttacttggaaatctgatttaaatttaactatggatcgttggaataatgaaatacatagttgtattccacttggaaaaaattacgtataatttaagaaatggatatgatatttttgaaaatttggtcaccatacttacaaaagataggattagatacataggtcctttgaagataaaattatagtaattggggaaagtgaaaataaatatcaaaattattttgaactccatggagcatgtggggatcctccgatatccaggcaatctttcttctcttttctttcttctttttccttttcctttagataagggttaaggggggggggagggttagggggaggggggagggttactattttattatcacatttattctttgtaatttctaaaattcaataaataaataatatttaaaaaaatattgtgcTGGAATGATTGAATAAATGACTCTTAATTAACAAATCCTCTCCCCACTTATTGACTATATCTCTCCTTTCTCTGCGTATtcgtgtgtctatctaagagtctcttaaacattCTTATGCCATCCACCAGTACCACTACATCTGGGAATATATTCCAGGCTCCACCACTTgccatgtaaaaaaaaatactcgCCTCACACATATCCTTTGTACTTTCCCCCTCTCTTAAATACATACCCTCTAGTACTAGATATTTCAGTCTTGGGAAAAGGACACTGGCTGTCTACATTATTTATACCTCATATAATTTAATAAGCTTCTGACAGGTCTCCCTGCAGCCTTTTGCTTTAGAAAAAACAGCCCCAGCTTGTCCAACCTCACCTCATAGCATATGTCCTTcaagccaagcagcatcctggtaaacctcttccgcacccacattcttcctgtaatgaagCAACTAGAATTGAACATGGTAACTTAAGTGAGGCCTAACCAGACATTTATATCTCTATAATATAACTTCCTGGCTCTCAAacctcaatgcctcaactaatgaaggcaaggatgccatttgccttctttacaaccctaacaGCCTGTGTGCCCTCTTATAGGGAGCAATCTATCTGgactcccaagatccctctgttcatcaaaACCACTAGagatcctgccattaactgtgtACTTACCCTTTATACTGATCTCCCAAATTATTATACCCCACACGTGcccggattaaactccatctgccacctctccaCTCATGTCTGCTATTGATCTATATTCTGCTATATCCTTTAGCAATCTTCTATGCAATCAATGGCACCACCAATCTATGTGTCAACTGCACACTAACTCAGCCATTCTCTATAATACAGAGAGCTACC
This genomic window contains:
- the LOC140739083 gene encoding matrin-3-like, with protein sequence MSGSQNIIGYAKKVHFQEANVKLFMPEKSHIVQAELEKLGHIPYGTIHLGRDRKTEQDMEACQSIEQPGARLQSQWQISGGVPSYKISSVTSDLPFSEARQQNQTSTDKKSVGLQKTSNSLTALGRSSRDLGEVESYPKDKLTLDSLPNILKQIKKKRAILKHNKGDSSPQQSQSNMASRDDGIGEKKSTERNLEGLDTVRKPLVNYEYDPSSGESSAGSEQEGKSTEIFHKKERHFSESPRHLSKFDSDSESESDYDVEEVPFPCAEDQSVLEKKRRTPILQNIKDFLGYFPVVLPHCCSLCDKTIDTLQDWNQHTNDPLHKLRCLLLQRVYPDWDPGELPAAKKNPFEKGKISTDQLKSKVKMKTNADIPVQSRRENLRNPHSRIVVLGNLPSSGFSDFDTVRLGSTFGKVLKYLKVGEKAFLKMDSEMACNNIVEHFKKKPLFYGRLLTVDISSSQIQPLLKKPSAKIEELLNKVNQADMSTKECYLGPILKDKPDNLKKHLMSESERKSSESSERKESHSSDESSEATDWKSTRTDEIMQQRDPESYEIMEHQSHTNRLQGGDPVGVMWRDDIARSEWWEGCERECRTSHERAQQRGNVERDEWKSSSEKGDWDNSGEIWEWRASTESDSRVHRGSNERAMWGVSERVEGAWGVSMIKGSG